A genomic stretch from Lathyrus oleraceus cultivar Zhongwan6 chromosome 2, CAAS_Psat_ZW6_1.0, whole genome shotgun sequence includes:
- the LOC127120314 gene encoding uncharacterized protein LOC127120314 — MGNCTSSDSTRVATAKLILQDGRLREFSYPVKVSYLLQEHPSCFICNSDEMDFDDVVTAVDENQVLQLGQLYFALPLSWLRQPLQAQEMAALAVKASSALMKSGASYKCGCGGKQIMFSGECDAKRVSPAGVSGGGTVQRSRRGRNTRSGSAGVEKFAALLSSIPE; from the coding sequence ATGGGGAACTGTACCTCCTCCGATTCAACACGCGTTGCAACGGCGAAGCTTATTCTCCAAGACGGAAGGTTACGAGAGTTTTCTTATCCTGTCAAGGTTTCTTACCTCTTACAGGAGCATCCGTCGTGTTTTATATGTAACTCCGACGAGATGGATTTCGACGATGTTGTCACCGCCGTCGATGAAAACCAAGTGTTGCAACTAGGACAGCTTTATTTCGCTCTTCCGTTGAGTTGGTTGAGGCAACCGTTGCAGGCTCAGGAGATGGCTGCATTGGCCGTTAAAGCGAGTTCCGCTCTCATGAAAAGTGGCGCTTCCTATAAATGCGGTTGTGGCGGGAAACAGATTATGTTCTCCGGTGAGTGTGACGCTAAGCGTGTTTCACCGGCTGGCGTTTCTGGCGGTGGTACTGTACAGAGATCGAGAAGAGGAAGAAATACAAGAAGCGGTAGTGCCGGTGTTGAGAAGTTTGCGGCGTTGTTGAGTTCGATTCCGGAGTAG